A genome region from Halorussus pelagicus includes the following:
- a CDS encoding 30S ribosomal protein S19e, protein MTTLYDVPADDLIDAVAAKLEDRIEEPDWAEYATTGESRELPPEQDDFWYRRAASLLRKVATDGPVGVERLSTQYGDKKGGSNRYQVAPEHRTDGSRNIIRTILQQLEGEDLMDTEGSAGRIVTGDGRSLLDDTAGEVMEDLDRPELERYA, encoded by the coding sequence ATGACGACGCTCTACGACGTTCCCGCGGACGACCTCATCGACGCGGTCGCCGCAAAGCTGGAGGACCGAATCGAAGAACCCGACTGGGCCGAGTACGCCACGACCGGCGAGAGCCGCGAACTCCCGCCCGAGCAGGACGACTTCTGGTACCGACGCGCGGCCAGTCTGCTCCGAAAGGTCGCCACCGACGGTCCCGTCGGCGTCGAGCGCCTTTCGACCCAGTACGGCGACAAGAAGGGCGGCTCGAACCGCTATCAGGTCGCGCCCGAACACCGCACGGACGGGAGTCGGAACATCATCCGGACCATCCTCCAGCAGCTCGAAGGCGAAGACCTCATGGACACCGAGGGTAGCGCGGGCCGCATCGTGACCGGCGACGGTCGCAGTCTCCTCGACGACACCGCGGGCGAGGTCATGGAGGACCTCGACCGACCGGAACTCGAACGCTACGCCTAA
- a CDS encoding DNA-binding protein — MSEQPDDERLEELRKKKMQEMQEQGDQGEAQEQAQQQADAQKQAMLRKHLTDGARKRLNSVRMSKPDFADQVERQVLALAQSGRVSGKIDEDKMKELLRELKPDSKSFNIRRR, encoded by the coding sequence ATGAGCGAACAGCCCGACGACGAGCGACTCGAAGAACTGCGCAAGAAGAAGATGCAGGAGATGCAAGAGCAGGGCGACCAAGGCGAGGCCCAAGAGCAGGCCCAGCAACAGGCCGACGCTCAGAAACAGGCGATGCTCCGCAAGCACCTCACCGACGGCGCGCGCAAGCGCCTCAACTCCGTCCGGATGAGCAAGCCCGACTTCGCCGACCAAGTGGAGCGACAGGTTCTCGCGCTCGCCCAGAGCGGCCGGGTCAGCGGCAAGATAGACGAAGACAAGATGAAGGAACTGCTCCGCGAACTCAAGCCCGATTCGAAGAGCTTCAACATCCGGCGTCGGTGA
- the hisS gene encoding histidine--tRNA ligase translates to MYDRIKGFRDFYPGEMGARREMFDALESTARQYGFREVGTPALERTQMYVDKSGEEIVEELYSFEDQGGRDVAMTPELTPTVARMVVAKQQELSKPIKWFSSRPFWRYEEPQSGRKREFYQTNVDIFGSSAPESDAELLACAADALTGLGLTSDDFEFRVSHRDILGGLLEAFDANVDTEAAIRAVDKNEKVGDDEFYGLLNDAGLSYDQAREFDDLLDTPEGELDDLVAFAGTDRVENAVGNLTDVLDAAADFGARDYCTLSLDTARGLDYYTGVVFECFDSTGDVNRSIFGGGRYDDLIEGFGGQPTPAVGFAVGDATLTLLLQRAGVWPDEELATDYYVLQVGDTRDVAADITRELRGEGHVVETDVSGRSFGAQLDYADSIGAATVVIVGEQDLADGNVTIKDMDSGEQTQVPVEEFPPEDVSRPTYEDFE, encoded by the coding sequence ATGTACGACCGCATCAAGGGCTTCCGCGACTTCTACCCCGGCGAGATGGGCGCGCGCCGCGAGATGTTCGACGCGCTCGAATCGACCGCACGCCAGTACGGCTTCCGGGAAGTCGGGACGCCCGCCCTCGAACGGACGCAGATGTACGTCGATAAGAGCGGCGAGGAAATTGTCGAAGAGCTGTACAGCTTCGAGGACCAAGGCGGCCGCGACGTGGCGATGACGCCGGAACTCACGCCCACGGTCGCCCGGATGGTCGTGGCGAAACAGCAGGAACTCAGCAAGCCCATCAAGTGGTTCTCGTCCCGACCGTTCTGGCGCTACGAGGAACCCCAAAGCGGGCGTAAACGCGAGTTCTACCAGACCAACGTGGACATCTTCGGGTCGTCCGCGCCCGAGTCGGACGCCGAACTGCTGGCGTGTGCGGCCGACGCGCTGACCGGTCTCGGTCTCACGAGCGACGACTTCGAGTTCCGGGTCAGCCACCGCGACATCCTCGGCGGCCTGCTCGAAGCGTTCGACGCCAACGTGGACACCGAGGCCGCGATTCGCGCCGTGGACAAAAACGAGAAGGTCGGCGACGACGAGTTCTACGGGCTGTTGAACGACGCCGGACTCTCCTACGACCAAGCCCGAGAGTTCGACGACCTGCTCGACACCCCCGAAGGGGAACTGGACGACCTCGTGGCGTTCGCCGGAACCGACCGCGTCGAGAACGCGGTCGGAAACCTGACCGACGTACTGGACGCCGCGGCGGACTTCGGCGCGCGCGACTACTGCACGCTCTCGCTGGACACCGCGCGCGGACTCGACTACTACACCGGCGTCGTCTTCGAGTGCTTCGACTCGACCGGCGACGTGAACCGCTCTATTTTCGGTGGCGGTCGCTACGACGACCTCATCGAGGGCTTCGGCGGGCAACCGACTCCAGCCGTCGGGTTCGCTGTTGGCGACGCGACGCTGACACTTCTCCTGCAACGCGCTGGCGTCTGGCCCGACGAGGAACTCGCTACCGACTACTACGTCCTACAGGTCGGCGACACCCGCGACGTTGCGGCCGACATCACCCGAGAACTCCGCGGTGAGGGCCACGTCGTCGAGACCGACGTGTCCGGCCGGAGCTTCGGCGCGCAACTCGACTACGCCGACTCCATCGGCGCGGCGACGGTCGTCATCGTCGGCGAGCAGGACCTCGCGGACGGGAACGTGACGATCAAGGACATGGACTCGGGCGAGCAGACGCAGGTGCCCGTCGAGGAGTTCCCGCCCGAAGACGTTTCGCGGCCGACCTACGAGGACTTCGAGTAG
- a CDS encoding SHOCT domain-containing protein, which yields MRDRSVQFEKKRLLAVLSVLTFGLTSFFAVVGLEFLVPTTFVLGFFVVVPLVALLGDALPIVESETDGVEVERESAADGPVDELRKRYARGELTDEEFERQLERLLETEDVEATRTRERAFDRE from the coding sequence ATGCGCGACCGTTCGGTCCAGTTCGAGAAGAAGCGACTCCTCGCGGTGCTGTCGGTACTGACCTTCGGCCTGACCTCGTTTTTCGCGGTCGTGGGTCTGGAGTTTCTGGTTCCGACGACGTTCGTCCTCGGGTTCTTCGTGGTCGTTCCGCTGGTCGCGCTCCTCGGCGATGCGCTCCCGATAGTCGAAAGCGAGACCGACGGCGTAGAGGTTGAGCGAGAATCGGCCGCTGACGGGCCGGTAGACGAACTCCGAAAGCGCTACGCGCGGGGCGAACTCACCGACGAGGAGTTCGAGCGACAACTCGAACGACTGTTGGAGACCGAAGACGTCGAGGCGACGAGGACGAGAGAGCGCGCATTCGACCGGGAGTAA
- the truA gene encoding tRNA pseudouridine(38-40) synthase TruA, with amino-acid sequence MRAFRVAYDGRPFRGFQRQPDVPTVEDAIFDAANALGVADGKPEGYAAAGRTDAGVSAVAQTVAFDCPDWLTPAALNSELPASVRAWASADAPAAFHATHDAESRAYVYHCYAPNADFGRAEDALAELRGENDFHNLTPDDENTVRDLHGEVRREGAYLVVTLRAGGFVREMVRRVVSLVRAIATGDAPVAKVERVLGPEKIDGPEGVAPAPAYPLVLVDARYPALDFAVDEDAAASAREIFEGLREERTTGARVANEITRRL; translated from the coding sequence ATGCGCGCGTTTCGAGTCGCCTACGACGGCCGCCCGTTTCGCGGGTTCCAGCGCCAACCCGACGTGCCGACCGTCGAGGACGCGATTTTCGACGCGGCGAACGCGCTCGGCGTCGCCGACGGGAAACCGGAGGGGTACGCTGCGGCGGGGCGAACCGACGCCGGAGTGTCGGCGGTGGCCCAGACCGTCGCGTTCGACTGCCCCGATTGGCTGACGCCCGCCGCGCTGAACAGCGAACTCCCCGCGAGCGTCCGGGCGTGGGCGAGTGCCGACGCGCCCGCGGCGTTCCACGCGACCCACGACGCCGAGTCGCGGGCGTACGTCTATCACTGCTACGCGCCCAACGCCGATTTCGGTCGGGCCGAGGACGCTCTCGCGGAACTCCGGGGAGAGAACGACTTTCACAATCTGACGCCCGACGACGAGAATACGGTCCGGGACCTGCACGGGGAGGTCCGGCGGGAGGGAGCGTATCTGGTCGTCACCCTGCGAGCGGGCGGGTTCGTCCGCGAGATGGTCCGCCGCGTGGTCTCGCTCGTCCGGGCGATAGCGACCGGCGACGCGCCGGTGGCGAAAGTCGAGCGTGTGTTGGGTCCCGAAAAAATCGACGGTCCAGAGGGCGTCGCGCCCGCTCCCGCGTATCCCCTCGTGCTGGTCGATGCCCGGTATCCGGCGCTCGACTTCGCGGTGGACGAGGACGCCGCCGCGAGCGCGCGCGAGATTTTCGAGGGGTTGCGCGAGGAGCGCACGACGGGCGCGCGAGTGGCGAACGAAATCACCCGGCGACTGTGA